The following are encoded together in the Vicia villosa cultivar HV-30 ecotype Madison, WI unplaced genomic scaffold, Vvil1.0 ctg.000663F_1_1, whole genome shotgun sequence genome:
- the LOC131630242 gene encoding uncharacterized protein LOC131630242: MEGARKTFFRHFTASRKHPKSEASLEAIIQGKDESLRAYIERFNKEAVQVSTTAHMKKFLLERGLRPCSDFAKAVGIETPATLDEFFLKAQAYIQYEEKEAAHAVRNSRHEESSKNARQDEFRRGTDKKKDDKTRDPKDYKAPAGKFREYTPLNSSRERILNECANTEFQTGKV, translated from the coding sequence ATGGAGGGTGCTCGGAAAACTTTTTTCAGACATTTCACGGCCTCCCGAAAACACCCAAAGTCAGAAGCCTCCTTGGAAGCCATTATCCAAGGAAAGGACGAGTCTCTACGGGCGTACATAGAAAGATTCAATAAAGAAGCCGTACAGGTATCCACCACtgcccatatgaagaagttcttgCTCGAGCGCGGCCTCCGACCATGCTCGGACTTCGCTAAAGCCGTCGGAATTGAAACACCAGCCACTCTTGACGAATTCTTCCTCAAAGCCCAAGCCTACATTCAATATGAGGAGAAAGAAGCCGCCCACGCCGTCCGCAATTCCAGGCACGAAGAGAGCAGTAAAAATGCGCGCCAAGATGAGTTTCGTCGGGGAACTGACAAAAAGAAAGATGATAAAACTCGGGACCCCAAGGACTACAAAGCCCCTGCGGGGAAATTCCGAGAGTACACCCCGCTGAACTCCTCAAGGGAGCGCATCTTAAACGAATGCGCAAACACCGAGTTTCAGACGGGCAAGGTCTGA